aaataatttaatgcaTATGCAGTCTGAATAAAGCTTATCATGTGATGCTTAATCACATAACCATAGGTTCAAATTATGACATGTGACACTGTCGTTCTTCCAATtttttgatatatatttaagatcTTCCTtcaatcattcactcattcattcaatctGAGCAGCAGTTTTATTACTCCAAGTTGCAGGTCACGGTTCTATGAAGACTCTAGTAAGCTTCCTCCTACTGGTTGTCATAGTAATAGCAGTTACCAGTGGGTAACACAACGAGCATTCACAACTTGACagcaaatcagttttcttgccaCTAAAGCAAAACATTCTGGAATGAGAAAGCATTTGTTTAGAACATTCACAATCATTGTGTTCTCTACTACCTTCACTCCCATTGTTCAGTACTGTACCAATCGCGTTTCTGGACATGTCAACATCTCACTCATGTTACTGGAAGTCACCAGCTTTCAATGAAAATGAGTCTTCACTTGCTTTGTCACTGaaagttactgtgtgtgtgaatgcatcaTAACTGCTTCATACTGCTCAGGGTCACAGCAGAGCTGCTACCCACTATAGGAACACTGGGTAGGAGATGTGAAGCCAAAAGATCAAAATCCCAGGCCCTGGTGCCAGGGCAGCAACAGTACCCAATGTCACCTGTATTTCTCTTAGCAGGTAACAACAACAAGGCTTGTTTTACCACACCATCACTTTTTCTGGACAAATATCTGCTTACTGTATCACTTATTAGAACACTCATTAAACTCTAATTCATCTGAGATTTGTTTCTCTTTACTTTGCTTGAATTCATAAACAGGGAAATTTTATTTGAGATGTCTGGATAAAGAACAATAaacctgcaaaacaaaacaacacaaaacaaaacaaaacaaaacaaaacaaaacaaaacaaaacaaaacaaaacaaaacaaaacaaaacaaaacaaaacaaaacaaaacaaaacaaaacaaaacaaaccaaaacaaaacaaactgctgTGTTCTGCAATAATTTAGTGAAATCAGGTCATGCATTTTGTATAACAATTTTAGTATACCTGAAagcaaatattattttaaaaaaccatTAATGATGCAAAGAGAGCATTTGTTTTGTCATATGAGAATGCCTCAGATATGCTGCTAGGGGATGTCAAGCAATACCCTAATAtttacatgctgttatagaGCCATAAGGCTCATACCATCTATAAGAGAATATtcattaaatttcattaaaactcACATGAGTCCCAGGTTTCGTGAAGAAATCAGGAAGTTGAATGCCATAGTTTTGGTGCATCACCGCTCTGTGTTTTGGGTGGTCAGGGTTATATAGAAGCCGCATTGTAAAAGCTGCCTTGTGCTAGTGGAATGACATAAATATAAGGGTCACTGACTAAACAAAGGTGTGCTTTAGTGTGGCAATAGTAATAGAAGAGGGAATCAATAGTTtggtttagtgtgtgattaaaaaaaggacAGCAACCTTCTCACCAGGAGATGCTCCAGGAAACAGATATTTTTTAGGAGGAATATATGGGATGGAATCAGTGGGTGGCTGCCTATAGAACAGAATTGTAATATTCACTTACTTAGTGTGTGAACACTTCATTTGTATGTTCATgtgtattttcatatttagaTATGTTTGTCCATTATACCATTTGGCGACCTTCACAATTTTCTTCTCAACATGTTCAATGACTGGAAGAATCAGTACTTGCTTATTTGCCATCTTTAGATATTCCTCTGTATGGCTCTGTATAAACATCACAAGAACAagtaatacacacaaacacacaattcaaCACATATTCAAAGGTTACTTTAATAGGTACAACTACTTTCTAAATATTGGTCATTTTATCaggtaaacaataataaaagtgcCCCTTTTATCATTTCTAGCCGCTTACTTACTATACCCAGTCTGTCAGCCCACCTCTACTCGTCTACCAGTAATATAAACACTGCATAATTAATTTACTTATaaagagaaaatacagaaatgaagCTCAAAGAAAGAATGAAGGTTATAAATTGAAAAAGTCCCATCTAAGGCCAacccaaatatattttttgttaagtttTCTATTAATGTTCTATTATTTAAACCAAACATAATAAGAGAAAATACAGTTTAAGGTCATTCCACTTATCATGAATTTCCCCTGGAGTTGCCTTTTGAATGCTGAGGCTCTTTCAGTCAGTTAGCGCAAATGTCTTTTGAAACAACAAATGCCTTTTGAAACAACAGGaaagtttaaatgaaagaagaaaatagATCACTCCATATCACCGCAGTTCTGTTTTCATTTACACTAAGTACTCTCAAATCTTATGTGATCAGGGtcaggttcattcattcattcattttctaccgcttatccgaactatctcgggtcacagggagcctgtgcctatctcaggcgtcatcgggcatcaaggcaggatacaccctggacggagtgccaaccgatcgcagggcacacacacacacactctcatgccaatcaacctaccatgcatatcttcaTCATGTCTAccaggaaaccggagtacccggaggaaacccccgaggcacggggagaacatgcaaactccacacacacaaggtggaggcgggaatcgaacccccaaccctggaggtgtgaggcgaacgtgctaaccactaagccagtcATGGTCAGGTTTTAccgtaaaaacaacaacaacaataacaaatatGCTGTGGTTCCCCTCAGTACAGATTCATTTTATGAACAATAGATAATTTGGTCacattatataaatgtactgtatgttgaccTTTTTTAAACCATCATATTACTCAAAGAACTCTATATGGTATAtagtataaaaagtataaaagtataaaaaatgtaaatagattTCTAAACTTTGTTTTGATTACTTAGGActggataaaataaatatctttactTAAAGTGACtaattaaactgattaaaattGAACTCATAAACTCAGAGTGATACTGGGGGACTGTGAACTTCACACATGGTCTTAAGAGGGTGTCAGTGACCTTGATACTGTCTTCTGTCCTGCGGATCACCGCTTCAAGAGCCTGAACATCCAAAGTCCCATCCTGGTCTATTCGACCCAACCTCTTCCTCAGCTGAGTTAAATCATTCTGCACCTGGTCAATAAACAGagacacaataaaaataaactaaatgaaaatGGCAGCTTATATTAATACAGTCAGTAACACATGTCTAACAACGTTTAGAGTCTAGTAGACAGCTGCAATGTCTCCTCAGATAATACAGCTTGTCTCAGTCTAAAATCTCAGTCAAGTTTATACTCTGTGACTTTACCTGCACTAGAATACGTCCAAGCTCGTCTCTTTTTTGAATGATTCCAGCCATTTGGTTTtgtatttacacaaaaaaaatccctctcTAATCACTTCAAATTAGTAAACGACACTCTAATCGTTTTTGATGCTTTGCTAGCACCAGACTCATAAGCGTCCCTGTTGTTAAGCGCAACAAAGTCACGTGACCGTGGTTTCTATGGAAACTAAATGTTTTTAGCATATTAGCCGTTTGCTCCGTTGTGCAGTTTAAGTTAGCTATTTGTTTACTTGCTAGGGCAATTTGTGATCTTCGTAACCATGTAAAATGTGCTTATTAAATAGAAAATGATcattttgtacaaaataaaagtttatgaaCATGATTCGTTTTTTAATTAGGAAAACGTTAACAAAATGATATACTTCAGATATTTTATATTACGttgtaattgttattttatatttgttttttattatttttattatatacatatttggTATTTGGTTAATATTTAGGAAAATATAAATTTCCTAATTACTTGTTTCTACTTGTATACGTGCGTAGTATTTAGTACCTGGACGTAGTGTACGTCATGACGTCTTAACGCGTCAACGCGGAAGTTCTGGTTGGACTTGAGAGGTTCTGAGACACCGTCGGTCAACACTAATAGTAGCTTATTAGCTGCTAACTCGACTGAAACATGTCCGGGAAGAACGATGAGGGAGAAACTGCACTACCATGTGTTCTAATAACAAGCTGTGATCCTGGGTTTAAAGAAGAGGAGCTTGTCGTGCGTAAGTAAACATAGACATCCCGGCTAAGCAGCGTTGCTTGGTGGTTAGCTAGCATCACTGATAGCTTGTATGctattaaaatgaaacacactttaaaaacaacactttaAGTTCAGTGCTATGATTCCTTGATGTTCGCCTGTACTGTGTGTCTCCAGACTGGATGTAGAACAACGTTAAAGTAATGTTTGTAATACTGGTGTCATATAAGAGGACACAATGTTGTTGTAACGTTAGATATGCGTTTTTGTGTGAGCCTTTTAGACACATTAGATGTGTTATTGTTGTCCTGCGTTGAAgatgaacacactgaacatttttacaGTTCATTAAGGCTCAATATGGATTCATTAGGAACCATTTAGACTATATGAAGTGCAGCTTAATGGCCAGCAGTAGGCAGTGTTTATCTATTGATTACAGACTGAGTATCAGTGTCATAACTACAGATTGTCATATTCTTTGGTTATTCTGAAATTGTatgttaaattttaattaatccaggctttttaatttattgtttctaGAGATCTTGGGAGCATCAGCATTACCAGAACCCACTaaaaaagaggatgatgtggtttGGCATCCATGGACAATCAACAACAAATACTACACTGCAAATATAAACCTTTGTGTCGTGCCAAGTCCGTTCAGCATGAATTTAGAAGTCGCCAGATCCACACAGGCTTTCATTGTCTACTTTGACAGTAAAACTGTGAGTGATCAACACTAATATTCAGTTGTCATTTAGCTTTTGTGGATTTTTGTACCCTCTGAATCTGTCCATGTTACAGAAAGATGGTCTTACAGCTGTCACGCCGTGGGTTGCACTGGTGGAGGAAATGGCTCCTGAGGTGCTCATCTtggtgtgtgaacatgtgcGTGAAAACGGTGAGTGCTGTCACTGGTCCCTTATTTTGTCCACATCAGATAGCTGTTCAAGTTTTTAATTAGTTCATTGAAGTgcataaatattttgtaaaaaatcaaataaaagtttAGCTGCTTTCCCAATGGTTTACTAAACACTATGCATTTGCGCTATGCACTGTATACTCTACTGTCAAGTGTACAACTTTAAAAGGTTGGAATTGTCTCAAATGGATCtcacattattttttactatCCAGTAGCTTATTGACATTAAACACACTTAATGCAATGCTGTTAGCTTCAGCAGAGTTTTTAAAATACTCTAGCTAGTTTTTTGcctttgtgtttaatttggGAATTGCAGtgtctgtaaataaaacaaatccataAATATTAAGACACACAATGAAAAtggttaaaatgaatatattgcAATGAGTGATATTTGATCTTATCGTTTTGTAGGCTGTCTTTCTGATGCAGATGGTGTCTAATAACTGATTTGGAAACTTGAACACCACTACATCTATTATATCTGGTCATCAGTGGTTTTAGGGGTGCATGTGCTCCAGAcattaattgtataaaatggTCAATGATACTAGGAATATCTAGAAAGTGGTGGTTTTATCCATGTTATTTATCATGCTGCTGGCTTTCTGTGACTTGTCGCAGGTGTAAGCAGACAAGAAGCTCAGCAGTGGTGCCTGGCTCATGCATTTGAACTGGTGGAGCTCAGTCCTGAGGAGCTGCCTGATGAGGATGGTGAGACACATGAAATATGTACATTGTGTACGGTatgcatttataaatatgttctgccatgatttttttttgtagcagtAGTAATGGTGGCAAATATGGTTTAAATATGATGTTGCAGTATTTCATCTGCAAAGTAAACAGTCTGTGATATCATTCAATTGCTGAGATGGAAATTAAgaaattgtttaaatgtaatttaggAAATATTATTTATCAAAAATATACTGCTCAAATAAATGTACACTGTGTAATTTGTTGAGAATAAAACTGTGTGACAATGGCCAATGATAACCAATATTGTCAACCCACTGAAGGCTGGATtcaaaattacacaaaaaatcATGGGGGCTCTCCTCCCTGACTGAAATCAGGGCATCAGTGAGCTCCTGGGTAGTGTGTAGTGCTAATTGGTGGATTTGGATGCTCTAATACATAACGTCCCAGAGGTGCTCAATTGGATTAAGGTCTAGAGAACGTGAGGGCCAGTCGATGGTATCAATGTCTTTGCCATCCACAAACGCATAGCCTACATACTCTGGCCACATGAGGTCAGGCATTGCCATGCATCAGGAGGTATCCAGGGCACCTAAccttattgctgttattattggCAAGCATGTGGAGGTCTGTGAGTCCCTTCAAGAATATTCTTGCCCAGACCATCAATGACCCTCAGCCAAACCGGTCATGTTAGATGGTGATGTAGGCAGCATAATGTTCCCCGTGTCAACTCCAGACCCACTTATGTCTGTCACGTGTGCTCAGTGTGAAACTGCTCTCATCCGTGAAGAGAACGGGGCGCCAATGGTGGACCTGCCAATTCTGGTGCTCTCTGGCAAATGTCACTCAAGCTGCACAGTACTGGGCTGTGAGCAGAGGACCCACTAGAGGATGTCGGGCCCTCATGGCATTCTCACATTTGGTCAGAAACATGCACACCAGTAGGTCTGGAGGTCATTTTGTAAGGCTCCGGGAGTTGTCCTTGCACAAAGGAGCAGATGCcggtcctgctgctgggttgttgccATTCTACAAACCTGTACAGCTTTTCATGTGTAACGGCACTTCTACCGGTATTCCTTCCATGCGCAGGGAGCACCACAAACATCTTGCAATGGCATGTATGGACGTGGCATCCTTAAGGAGCTGGACTTACAGTTACAACCTGATCGGGTTGTAGGTACTGCCTCATGATCCAAGTAGTGACAAGGAGCTTAAAACTAGAAACAGTTCAGTCAGGAAGGATAAGGAGACACTTGTCTGTTGCctctccagtgtcactgctGTCACTTTCATTTCCACCAAAGCAGGTGAAACTGATTGACAATAACTGGAcagattgtttaaaaaaaagtttaactcATGGTGTTATGCTGTGATGATTGTCTTcccttagtttttttttagcagtttatttatatagaagcTTGGGCTGTATGTCTGCGTAGAGCTTCACATGGTGCTCTGTGATGATAGAAGATAGAATTCCACTGAACAGAATGGCAGTCTAGACTGACTTTAACCCATACAGCGCCGGACACCTGGAGGCAAAAAGCAGTTCTGTGAATTCTTTCTGGAGGGAAATTGTTTGACATTTGTGTGTCATTTATACTTCAGATGACTTTCCAGAGTCCACAGGAGTAAAGAGGATCATTCAGGCTCTCAATGCTAATGTGTGGTCCAGTGTGGAGATGAAGGACGGTGAGGTTTAGATGGTAAttcaataatataatgtaaaaaccTGTACATGACACTTCATGTTAACATCTGATCATGTTTTTGCTTCCTAGAACACAATCAGGGATTTGGTCTGATGAGCAGCTTGGTTGCATCTCGTCACAACAACCCACGATCTGTAGCAGAAACACAGGTCAGACTCCTGAATTTTATACCTCTTAAACAACCAAAAGTTTAAAAAGCTTGTGTGCACTGTGTTATTTGTGACACG
Above is a window of Tachysurus vachellii isolate PV-2020 chromosome 9, HZAU_Pvac_v1, whole genome shotgun sequence DNA encoding:
- the aagab gene encoding alpha- and gamma-adaptin-binding protein p34; this encodes MSGKNDEGETALPCVLITSCDPGFKEEELVVQILGASALPEPTKKEDDVVWHPWTINNKYYTANINLCVVPSPFSMNLEVARSTQAFIVYFDSKTKDGLTAVTPWVALVEEMAPEVLILVCEHVRENGVSRQEAQQWCLAHAFELVELSPEELPDEDDDFPESTGVKRIIQALNANVWSSVEMKDEHNQGFGLMSSLVASRHNNPRSVAETQCQSNHADENTEGQKTGSCENSTQEVDSIVDPMTDMDIQELANLTAGDADVDNFERLFTKLKEMKDKASSMPHEQRKVHAEKVAKAFWMAIGGDQDEIEGLSSGEES